The Flammeovirga agarivorans genome has a window encoding:
- a CDS encoding S8 family serine peptidase, with amino-acid sequence MINRFLLLLGTLMCLIHPSFSQQPAVEKGKIRIKFTQETIRQFKTIETSGMNQQIDQTGVTQIDNFNSNLGIKTFKRLFPFSPKHEAKHREYELHQWYEVRFDQNISTDAMINQYEALGVAEIVKPVYSKDYVEPNNLVPHTASSSQRVQNTMPFDDPFLHEQWHYENYGDIIGTADSDIDLFKAWETTTGTNDVIVAIIDGGIDVTHDDLVDAMWINEAEANGEPGVDDDQNGYVDDINGYNFVSGGNASATDHGTHVGGTVAARNNNGIGVGGVAGGDGSKESGARLMSCQIFLQTGSSTGVPNAFVYAADNGAVIAQNSWSYTSTGYYEQEVLDAIDYFIAEAGQYEDSPMKGGIVFFSAGNTGENHEIWPSRYDNVVAVAASQASNHPTGYTTHGTWVDIMAPGGSLFETQIEGVLSTVPGNKYAFMQGTSMACPHVSGVAALVLSQFGGDDFTPEDLKQRIVDFSDPFESDMHEYWNGLVGRGILNAVNSLSVNADKRPNAPQLYAENISHDSFDVSWKVPTDEDDEKPSHFQVWFSDVELTEDTYENITPYVFENALNAGEEFTLSIGNTREKKDFYFIVKAMDKWGNLSERSNILKVTTADAPRLVLEQDSIILEIDVTKEAYLEEPVIIKNIKNGTLEWTSYAKNYGYIPEESLDEYLAKVNFVVDTKNKISFDEKGLPHITLYKAEEKSQIGYASPNNEGITTNIVSKALTRDQQFDTLKQIGVYRSGLQYDWDQWPDNVLGVESPTTVGFSHATVFEVTRGYTFNLTHVAAFVYATNTDDPIIIEIRKGGTKPTEAETIHTQEYMVQDSTLGWIEVPLTRNFRFEDGEMFWIVMHHPIGDQYPITCNLSGTWPGETFWVSRNSGRTFENAQNTAVWVYYYLKVRALSTGNDGAWVYLDPHEGVVKPNSTSNPILKLDPSTLVNGLHKSAIGFYTNDPNYPAASIYVDLMVKGQTADLEFEKINALENCFVGVKKYHEIEIENSGYGNLEIYDGTSTISGVELILDDTTFITAQNEGKLAFSYTPQSVGMQQGTITLETNIGDVELLVTANCASPSIATLSSTNLTETVDYEEEDETTVTVKLSNTGDYPLTYHIPADLYEKYSGNEYDIREMFNDGNYPASDVDDPRRVSSMYTYITSDEADGPMEGAFEDISRTGTPISHITQGYNNALDIPMDMDFPYFDGTYNHININADGVVGFGKLWTSLTRDFSFPYTNSAQGGMAIMWFNFDPMVDFKTGISGGEIYYESKGDRFIVQYHKVRDHGADDGEMTLQIVLFDNGDFEYRYKDVEGLETYKQGLVGFQNMEEDYGITIQDRTQNKKEHDYVSPIKDNLVIRFNRHENKPFVKSVTPSEGTLLSGEEVELEVIINHKEFNLFDGVHRNKLFVFNNGIDPYTELDIDLTVNGEEDINFDNEDVDFGSVTENASYQEEITITNDGSKGVEITSFNLNDPFSHDLELPYWVAPQSENKILVNYNPLSKGTDSETTKMVFSNGEETEITLEGISLESPNLTADVASIEININSGEKTTESFEISNESDDQDLWYTLLARGGFSFEELDYSTVAAADTNAFEYGIVDTQEDEYGYVQYQYTSIVAEENHVTVQADAYYEIDLPFEFSYFGKEYSKAWMNENGFVAIEEPQVGTNNTHPIFTNEDSQSGLIAPHWALFTVNKVVENSGLYIKKYDDKVVFEWHMMIHSWGESVGGSANFQAILHEDGRIQFVYEDVDSYDGEFNFGLESGDEKYVIDLGRDGVEWESIYEVPFDDHRIITFTPPAKGRLDNRDSQTFDVSFSASGLFDGQYFDTLKLLSNSSFADSLVEIPVEINVTGEASPEVDNAIAMGNRYYQEDITYYDTMMIKNNGTKSFEVTELHYNKGLDYEFVLMNGSRLVTSSSGSLYTPIDVAPMSTDTLVLVYSPDELTTLSDNITWVANGETFNTELSGQLVDPPVLVVDTEDVRIKAEGQESETHQIVVENRGNSSLEFNAEIIYKLTQGQDYDRNDDSPVFADSLTYEHNNDQNAQGYWASLGGQPTSVATRYTASESGFLITHIRSNVDYINNGVYTVRVEVIKGGDSPEEGEVVGLENFTLDITSGAKWMLLALEEPIFLESNDEYWVVVHHPPGYFNAGFDLDYTDDYDFNDHLVSFDGGDSWGYDTYQQRIWKTRALTLTAPDGWFSIDEVSGTVAPNSKQVLESTVDLSKISDGNYLAVTRISSNDPFSGNEDVNFFIDGNKKPIFKYTPDQIEEYLYAKENEKATFNLMASDPEGGVLTFDIDTALHFGKMEIINDSIAQIVLTPGFEDAGEYEFEVSVMDDLGAKQVHQLKLLVENTNRPPVVAVIPELFMNATFGDLEMISLPTNVTDPDNDQLGYFVQNFHPEFVEVAYGDDEVIIIPKEEGVAVLAYGADDFNGGFSYQFIYVIVEGSITNIDGETEFSVKVYPNPTSDITNIELQLEESTQVDIQLFNIQGQRIKQILNKRLPAGPHLIPSNLQNQNSGMYLYKMLMNGEDQEILKVLKK; translated from the coding sequence ATGATAAATAGATTTTTATTACTTCTGGGTACTCTAATGTGTTTAATACACCCCTCTTTCTCACAGCAACCTGCTGTTGAAAAAGGAAAAATTAGAATTAAGTTTACGCAAGAAACAATACGTCAATTTAAGACAATAGAAACGTCAGGAATGAATCAACAGATTGATCAGACTGGTGTTACTCAAATTGACAATTTCAATAGTAATTTAGGAATAAAAACATTCAAACGTTTATTCCCATTTTCTCCAAAGCATGAAGCAAAACATAGAGAATATGAGCTTCATCAATGGTATGAAGTCCGCTTTGATCAAAACATCTCTACTGATGCAATGATTAATCAATATGAGGCGCTTGGCGTTGCAGAAATTGTAAAACCAGTCTATTCGAAAGATTATGTTGAGCCTAACAATTTAGTACCTCATACCGCTTCTTCTAGCCAAAGAGTACAAAATACCATGCCTTTTGATGATCCATTTCTTCATGAGCAATGGCATTATGAAAACTATGGTGATATTATCGGTACAGCAGATAGCGATATCGATTTGTTCAAAGCATGGGAAACAACTACGGGTACAAATGATGTTATTGTCGCCATTATTGATGGTGGTATTGACGTTACTCACGACGACCTAGTTGATGCGATGTGGATTAATGAAGCAGAGGCAAACGGTGAACCAGGTGTTGATGATGACCAAAACGGTTATGTGGATGATATCAATGGTTATAATTTCGTTTCTGGAGGTAATGCTTCAGCAACAGATCATGGTACTCACGTTGGTGGTACAGTCGCTGCAAGAAACAATAATGGCATTGGTGTCGGTGGTGTAGCAGGTGGTGATGGTTCAAAAGAGTCGGGAGCTCGCTTGATGTCTTGTCAAATTTTCCTTCAAACAGGTTCTTCTACTGGTGTTCCAAATGCATTTGTTTATGCAGCAGATAATGGTGCTGTGATTGCTCAAAACTCTTGGTCTTATACATCAACAGGATATTATGAGCAAGAAGTATTGGATGCAATTGATTACTTTATTGCAGAGGCCGGACAATACGAAGATTCTCCAATGAAAGGCGGTATCGTTTTCTTCTCTGCAGGTAATACTGGAGAAAACCATGAGATTTGGCCTTCTAGATATGATAATGTTGTTGCTGTAGCCGCTTCTCAAGCATCAAATCACCCTACAGGATATACAACACATGGTACTTGGGTAGATATTATGGCTCCAGGTGGTTCATTATTCGAAACACAAATTGAAGGTGTATTAAGTACTGTACCAGGTAACAAGTATGCTTTTATGCAAGGTACATCAATGGCTTGTCCACATGTTTCGGGTGTAGCAGCATTAGTTCTTTCTCAATTTGGTGGTGATGACTTCACTCCTGAGGATTTAAAACAGAGAATTGTAGACTTCTCAGATCCGTTTGAAAGTGATATGCATGAGTATTGGAACGGCTTAGTGGGTAGAGGTATACTCAATGCAGTTAATTCATTATCAGTTAATGCTGATAAACGTCCAAATGCTCCTCAATTATATGCTGAAAACATTTCACATGATTCATTTGATGTTTCATGGAAAGTACCAACTGATGAGGATGATGAGAAACCATCACACTTCCAAGTTTGGTTTAGTGATGTTGAACTAACAGAAGATACTTATGAAAATATCACTCCATACGTATTTGAAAACGCTTTAAATGCGGGAGAAGAATTTACTTTAAGTATCGGAAACACTAGAGAGAAGAAAGATTTTTACTTCATTGTTAAAGCAATGGATAAATGGGGAAATCTATCAGAGCGTTCAAATATTCTAAAAGTAACAACTGCAGATGCTCCTCGCCTAGTATTAGAGCAAGATTCTATCATTCTAGAAATAGATGTAACGAAAGAAGCTTATTTAGAAGAGCCAGTGATCATCAAAAATATTAAGAATGGTACTTTAGAATGGACTTCTTATGCTAAGAACTATGGTTATATCCCTGAAGAAAGCTTAGATGAGTATCTGGCAAAGGTGAACTTCGTTGTCGATACAAAGAATAAAATTTCTTTTGATGAGAAAGGATTACCTCATATTACTTTATACAAAGCAGAAGAAAAGTCTCAAATAGGTTATGCTTCCCCTAACAATGAAGGTATCACTACCAATATCGTTAGTAAAGCTTTAACAAGAGATCAACAGTTTGATACTTTAAAACAAATTGGTGTTTACCGCTCTGGATTACAATATGATTGGGATCAATGGCCTGATAATGTATTAGGTGTTGAATCTCCTACTACAGTTGGTTTTTCTCATGCTACTGTTTTTGAAGTAACAAGAGGATATACATTCAACTTAACTCATGTTGCAGCTTTTGTTTATGCTACTAATACTGATGATCCAATTATCATCGAGATTAGAAAAGGAGGAACAAAACCGACTGAGGCGGAAACTATTCATACGCAAGAATACATGGTTCAAGATTCAACTTTAGGTTGGATTGAAGTCCCTCTAACAAGAAATTTCAGATTCGAAGATGGTGAAATGTTCTGGATTGTGATGCATCACCCTATCGGTGATCAATATCCTATCACTTGTAACTTATCTGGAACTTGGCCAGGAGAAACATTCTGGGTATCTAGAAACTCAGGTAGAACTTTTGAAAATGCACAAAATACAGCTGTTTGGGTATATTACTACTTAAAAGTTCGAGCATTAAGTACTGGTAATGATGGTGCATGGGTATATCTAGATCCTCATGAAGGAGTTGTAAAACCGAATTCGACAAGTAATCCTATATTGAAGTTAGATCCTAGTACACTTGTGAATGGTTTACACAAAAGTGCAATTGGTTTTTACACTAATGATCCTAACTATCCTGCAGCAAGTATTTATGTGGACTTAATGGTAAAAGGTCAAACGGCAGATTTAGAATTTGAAAAAATTAATGCACTTGAAAACTGCTTCGTTGGTGTTAAGAAGTATCATGAAATTGAGATTGAAAACTCTGGTTATGGTAATCTCGAAATCTATGATGGTACTTCAACAATTAGCGGTGTTGAATTGATCTTGGATGATACTACATTTATCACAGCACAAAACGAAGGAAAATTAGCGTTTAGCTATACCCCTCAGTCTGTGGGTATGCAACAAGGAACAATCACGCTTGAAACAAACATTGGTGACGTAGAGCTATTAGTTACTGCAAACTGTGCATCTCCTTCTATTGCAACTTTATCATCTACCAACTTAACGGAAACAGTTGATTATGAAGAAGAGGATGAAACGACTGTAACAGTAAAATTATCTAATACTGGAGATTATCCTTTGACTTACCATATTCCTGCTGACTTGTATGAAAAGTATTCTGGTAATGAATACGATATCCGAGAAATGTTCAATGATGGTAATTATCCTGCTAGTGATGTAGATGATCCTAGAAGAGTTTCTTCAATGTATACTTACATTACCTCTGACGAAGCTGATGGGCCTATGGAAGGTGCTTTCGAAGATATCTCTCGTACAGGTACTCCTATTTCACATATCACACAAGGTTATAATAATGCATTAGATATCCCGATGGATATGGATTTCCCATATTTTGATGGTACTTATAATCATATCAATATCAATGCAGATGGTGTAGTAGGTTTCGGTAAACTATGGACTAGTTTAACCCGTGATTTCAGTTTCCCATATACCAATTCTGCTCAAGGCGGTATGGCAATTATGTGGTTCAACTTTGATCCGATGGTAGATTTTAAAACTGGTATTAGTGGTGGAGAAATCTATTATGAAAGTAAAGGTGATCGCTTTATTGTTCAATACCATAAAGTAAGAGACCATGGTGCTGATGATGGTGAAATGACCTTACAAATTGTATTATTTGATAATGGTGATTTTGAATACCGCTACAAAGATGTTGAAGGTCTTGAAACCTACAAACAAGGTTTAGTTGGTTTCCAAAATATGGAAGAAGACTATGGTATTACAATTCAAGATCGTACGCAAAACAAGAAAGAACATGACTATGTATCTCCGATTAAGGATAACTTAGTGATCCGTTTTAACAGACATGAGAATAAACCATTTGTTAAATCTGTCACACCTTCGGAAGGTACTTTATTATCTGGTGAAGAAGTTGAGTTAGAGGTAATCATAAACCACAAAGAGTTCAACCTCTTTGATGGAGTACACAGAAATAAATTATTTGTTTTCAATAATGGTATCGACCCTTATACTGAGTTAGATATAGACTTAACAGTAAATGGAGAAGAAGATATCAACTTTGATAATGAGGATGTAGATTTTGGTTCTGTGACTGAGAATGCCAGCTACCAAGAAGAAATTACCATCACTAATGATGGTAGTAAAGGTGTTGAGATCACTTCATTTAATCTTAATGATCCATTTAGTCATGATTTGGAATTACCTTATTGGGTAGCTCCTCAATCAGAGAATAAGATTCTAGTGAATTACAATCCTTTATCAAAAGGGACTGATAGCGAGACCACTAAGATGGTATTCTCTAACGGTGAGGAAACTGAAATTACTTTAGAAGGTATTTCTTTAGAAAGCCCTAACCTTACTGCTGATGTAGCTAGTATTGAAATCAATATAAATTCTGGTGAAAAGACTACAGAATCTTTTGAGATTTCGAATGAATCGGATGATCAGGACCTATGGTATACATTATTAGCAAGAGGAGGCTTTAGCTTTGAAGAATTAGATTATTCTACAGTGGCTGCAGCAGATACCAATGCCTTTGAATATGGTATTGTAGATACACAAGAAGATGAATACGGATATGTGCAATATCAGTACACTAGTATTGTGGCTGAAGAAAACCATGTAACCGTACAAGCAGATGCTTACTATGAAATTGATCTTCCATTTGAGTTCTCTTACTTCGGTAAAGAATACTCGAAAGCATGGATGAATGAAAATGGTTTTGTTGCTATTGAAGAACCACAAGTAGGAACTAACAACACCCATCCTATTTTCACAAATGAAGACTCTCAAAGTGGATTAATTGCTCCACATTGGGCTCTATTTACAGTCAACAAAGTAGTAGAAAACAGTGGTCTTTATATCAAGAAATATGATGATAAAGTAGTCTTCGAATGGCACATGATGATCCACTCTTGGGGAGAAAGTGTAGGTGGTTCTGCCAACTTCCAAGCGATCTTACATGAAGACGGTCGTATCCAATTTGTATACGAAGATGTTGATTCTTACGATGGTGAATTCAACTTTGGCTTAGAGAGTGGCGATGAAAAATATGTTATCGATTTAGGCAGAGATGGAGTTGAATGGGAATCTATTTATGAGGTACCATTTGACGATCACAGAATCATTACATTCACACCTCCAGCAAAAGGAAGATTAGACAATAGAGATTCACAAACTTTTGATGTTAGTTTCAGTGCATCAGGCTTATTTGATGGACAGTATTTTGATACCTTAAAATTACTTTCTAACAGTAGCTTTGCTGACTCATTAGTAGAGATTCCTGTAGAAATCAACGTTACTGGTGAAGCTTCTCCAGAAGTAGATAATGCTATTGCAATGGGTAATCGTTATTACCAAGAAGATATTACGTATTACGATACGATGATGATCAAAAACAATGGCACAAAATCTTTTGAAGTAACTGAATTACACTACAACAAAGGTTTAGACTACGAGTTTGTTTTGATGAATGGTAGCCGATTGGTTACAAGTAGCTCAGGAAGCTTGTATACGCCTATTGATGTTGCTCCAATGTCAACAGACACATTAGTCTTAGTTTATTCTCCTGATGAATTGACAACACTATCAGATAATATCACTTGGGTAGCCAATGGAGAAACATTCAACACGGAGCTTTCGGGCCAATTAGTTGACCCTCCAGTTTTAGTAGTTGATACTGAAGATGTAAGAATCAAAGCTGAAGGACAAGAAAGTGAAACTCATCAGATAGTAGTTGAAAATAGGGGTAATTCTTCATTAGAATTTAATGCTGAAATTATCTATAAACTTACTCAAGGTCAGGATTATGATAGAAATGATGACTCTCCTGTTTTTGCAGATTCATTAACATACGAACATAATAATGATCAAAATGCACAAGGATATTGGGCGTCATTGGGTGGTCAACCTACATCGGTAGCAACAAGATATACTGCCTCAGAAAGCGGATTCTTAATTACTCATATTCGTTCTAATGTTGATTATATCAATAATGGAGTTTACACTGTAAGAGTAGAGGTAATAAAAGGTGGTGATTCTCCTGAAGAAGGTGAAGTGGTTGGTTTAGAAAACTTTACTCTTGATATTACTTCAGGTGCGAAATGGATGCTACTGGCATTAGAAGAGCCTATTTTCCTTGAATCGAACGATGAGTATTGGGTAGTAGTTCACCACCCTCCAGGGTATTTCAACGCTGGTTTTGATTTAGACTATACAGATGATTATGACTTTAACGATCACCTTGTAAGTTTCGATGGCGGTGATTCATGGGGTTATGATACTTACCAACAGAGAATCTGGAAAACTAGAGCATTGACTTTAACTGCCCCTGATGGTTGGTTTAGTATTGATGAAGTATCTGGCACTGTAGCACCAAACTCTAAACAAGTATTAGAAAGTACTGTTGACTTATCTAAAATTTCAGATGGTAACTATTTAGCAGTAACAAGAATCTCATCTAACGATCCATTTAGTGGAAATGAAGATGTAAACTTCTTTATTGATGGTAATAAGAAGCCCATCTTTAAGTACACTCCAGATCAAATTGAAGAGTACTTATATGCTAAAGAAAATGAGAAAGCCACATTTAACCTTATGGCTTCTGACCCTGAAGGTGGAGTACTTACTTTCGATATTGATACAGCCTTACATTTTGGTAAGATGGAAATAATCAATGATAGTATTGCTCAGATTGTACTTACTCCTGGCTTTGAAGATGCCGGAGAATATGAATTTGAAGTATCTGTCATGGATGATTTAGGAGCTAAACAAGTACATCAGTTGAAGCTTCTAGTAGAGAATACAAACAGACCTCCTGTTGTTGCAGTAATTCCAGAGTTATTTATGAATGCAACATTTGGTGATTTGGAAATGATTTCTCTACCAACCAATGTTACGGATCCAGATAACGACCAATTAGGATACTTCGTTCAAAACTTCCATCCAGAATTTGTTGAAGTAGCCTACGGTGATGATGAAGTGATCATTATCCCGAAAGAAGAAGGTGTCGCAGTATTGGCTTATGGTGCAGATGACTTTAATGGAGGATTTAGTTACCAATTTATCTATGTGATAGTTGAAGGTTCTATCACTAATATAGATGGTGAAACAGAGTTCTCTGTTAAAGTATATCCTAACCCTACTTCAGATATCACAAATATTGAATTACAACTTGAAGAATCTACACAGGTGGATATTCAACTATTCAATATTCAAGGTCAGAGAATCAAACAAATCTTGAATAAACGACTTCCAGCAGGTCCTCATCTTATCCCTTCTAATTTACAAAATCAAAATAGTGGTATGTACCTCTATAAGATGTTGATGAACGGAGAAGATCAGGAGATCTTGAAAGTCTTGAAAAAATAA